In Alkalihalobacillus sp. AL-G, the genomic stretch GTGTCATTCCTGGGACGACAAAAAATGAAGAGTCTAAATAAAGATAAATCAAATCATTTTCTTTGTGAGGTAAGCAGCAATTTTGTTTACCTCTATTTCTTTAAGTAAAATGTGCAAGTAACTTTACTATCACCTGACTGTTATCAATATTACCCAGGATACGAGTATCTAACATCATATCACCAAGAAATAAGGTCTAAACGACAAGAACATACAAAGTACTTCTTTTCAGGAATATTCGAAAAGTGTTAGTAATCGATGTATAAAAAGCATAATCTTGTAAAAAATACTCCTTGATAAAAGAAGGAGGATGTATTCATGACAGGATTACTAATTAAATTGGTCGTATGTCCCGTTACAGTACTACTAGCATTCTTTATCTTTCCAAATGTTGACTACACAAACTTATGGCAGCCAATTATTGTCGGATTAGTGTTGGCAATCGGAGCACACCTTATGGAAGTTTTTCTTTTAAATGAACAGACTTTTCGGATGAGTAATGTTTTAGATTTTTTTGCAGCTGCAATTATCGTATATTTTGTCTCTGTAATGTTACCCAATGCTGAAGTCACTATTATGGGTGCTCTTCTAACCGCTACTCTACTGACCCTAACCGAGATACCTCAACACACATATTTAATCAAAACCGACAAAACTCGTAAGTCACCCGCCTAA encodes the following:
- a CDS encoding DUF2512 family protein; this encodes MTGLLIKLVVCPVTVLLAFFIFPNVDYTNLWQPIIVGLVLAIGAHLMEVFLLNEQTFRMSNVLDFFAAAIIVYFVSVMLPNAEVTIMGALLTATLLTLTEIPQHTYLIKTDKTRKSPA